From a single Brassica oleracea var. oleracea cultivar TO1000 unplaced genomic scaffold, BOL UnpScaffold00640, whole genome shotgun sequence genomic region:
- the LOC106319841 gene encoding uncharacterized protein LOC106319841 yields the protein MGIRNDATVEDAILESRRRRRHHTPLLMSIENELNALTDSLNVEELDISLWKRESGFKHLFSTQETWKLLREQKDKCRWSRGVWFSQATPKFAFIMWLATLNRLSTMDRISSWNPGADSTCVLCKSASESRDHLFFECSYSSQIWEHTIRGVLRSSYTNRWSSIMLLITDGIRDKRKLFCIRYALQAVVYAVWRERNKVKHGDQLMSLSVLKKLVDKDILNKLSLLQTKRIGGMEGALQFWFATRV from the coding sequence ATGGGTATAAGAAACGATGCTACTGTGGAAGATGCTATTCTTGAGTCCCGTAGAAGAAGAAGGCATCATACTCCGCTGCTAATGAGTATTGAAAATGAATTAAATGCTTTGACAGATTCTTTGAATGTGGAAGAGCTGGACATTAGTCTTTGGAAGCGAGAGTCTGGTTTTAAGCATTTATTTTCTACTCAGGAGACTTGGAAGTTGTTAAGAGAGCAGAAGGATAAGTGCAGATGGTCTCGAGGTGTTTGGTTCTCCCAAGCAACTCCTAAGTTCGCTTTCATTATGTGGTTGGCAACTTTGAATAGGCTATCTACGATGGACAGGATATCGAGTTGGAATCCAGGAGCTGACTCAACATGTGTGTTGTGTAAGAGTGCATCAGAGTCAAGGGATCACCTCTTTTTTGAATGTTCTTATTCATCTCAGATTTGGGAACATACGATTAGAGGTGTCCTTAGAAGCTCTTATACTAATCGATGGTCAAGTATTATGCTCTTGATTACTGATGGGATACGGGACAAGAGAAAGCTTTTCTGCATTAGATATGCATTGCAAGCTGTGGTGTATGCTGTCTGGAGGGAGAGGAACAAGGTGAAGCATGGAGATCAGCTTATGTCCTTATCAGTGTTGAAGAAACTGGTTGATAAAGACATTCTCAACAAACTTAGTCTTTTGCAAACTAAAAGGATTGGAGGTATGGAGGGAGCTTTGCAGTTCTGGTTTGCTACTAGAGTTTGA